DNA from Triticum aestivum cultivar Chinese Spring chromosome 7D, IWGSC CS RefSeq v2.1, whole genome shotgun sequence:
cccgccgcccgtacAACACCCAGGTCAAGGAGGTCAGCAGCTACGACGACGGCGACTACAGCGGCCGCGACCTCGTCATCCCCAGCTTCTTCTCGCAGGGTACGCTTCCCTTTCCCACCTGCGGTGCGCCGTTTCTTTGCGTTCGTTCTGAAGTCTCAACATCGTGGGTCAAATCAGCCTTCTGATCTGCTTTTGGTGTCCTTGGTGTTGATTCTGCAGACGTGCTCGACCCGCTCGGCGCGCCGACCAGCATGGCCCGTCTGCTGTCTCTGATGGAGGATGTTGCAACTCAGACCGGCCTCTCCTCCACTGCTGGTGCTGGGGCGTCGCGGCTCGGACGGTGGGTGGCCAAGGAGGACGACGACGCGGTGTACCTCAAGGTGCCGATGCCGGGGCTGACCAAGGAGCACGTGGAGGTGCGCGCGGACAAGAACATCCTGGTGATCAAGGGCGAGGGCGAGAAGCAGCTCTGGGACGGCGACAACGACTCCGCGGTGCCGAGGTACAACCGCCGCATCGAGATGCCCGCTGACGCGTACAAGATGGACAAGATCAAGGCCGAGATGAAGAACGGCGTGCTCTGGGTCACCCTGCTCAAGCTCAAGGAGGATGAGCGCAAGGACGTCTTCCACGTCAAGGTCGAGTAGTCCTAGTGGTAGTGCTCATGGAGGATGGCCGGCCCGAGAGTGTGAGAGACGCCTTGTTGATGTGGTGATGTTTGGTGTCTTTCTTCCCTGTTTTGCTTCGTTGATCGTCTTGGATCCAGTTGGTGAAGTTGGCCGCGAACTCAGTTAATTTCCTCTAGTTCGGCATATGATGAACTTGCTTTGGTGGTGAAATGGTCATGAAATTCTGTTGATTTCCTCAAATTTGGCATATGATGAACTCATTTGGTGCTGAAATTGGTCATGAAACCTTGTTGATCTCCTTATGTTTGGCGTGCTGGACTAATTTGGTGGTCAAATTGGTCATGAACTTTGCTGATTTCCTCGAGTTTTGCCTGATGAACTACTTTGGTTGTCTTTCTATCTTTTCTCGTCCTAATCTGTATTGCTTTAAGCTTTCTGTAAAAGCTGGGCATTCATGCCTATCCTCTAGTTTGACGTCATGGAGTTGGTGAACGGGCAGTTACAGGTTGATGATTTTTGCTTGCTGTTCCGTGAATTTTTCGTGCTTATCCTTGAGTTTAACTTCGTGTAAGAACTGCATCTGTTCTAGTTTGTGCTTACGGGTTCTTGCGTGAACAGTGGCATGAGATATGCGTTTCTTTGTTTTGGTGGTCCCTGAATGTTTTGTGTTTATCATACGTGTTTACTTCTTGATATTATCAACTGTACTTTGGTGGAGAAGTTGATCCTTAACTCTGTCGATTTTCCAAAAAGGATAAAAACGTATGATGAACTACTTTGCTGGTGAAAATTCATGATTAAACTTTGTTGACTTCTAGTTAGGGGTAATGAACTGATTTGGTAGTGAAACTGGTCCTGAACATTTCTTTTAGAAATGGTCAAGACTTGTTGATTTCATGAAGTGTGACGTGATTACTAGATTTGTGGTGAATGTGTTGTTTGTTCCGTGGTGTTGATCTTCTCTCTTACTTTGTTGACTTACTAGATTCAGTATTTGTTTGTGTTAGTATTGTGGCGTTGTTATGTGGACAGCCATATAAGACATGACAACGGAACGGAAATTCAATATGCCCGATGAAATTGATCAAGAACTCTGTTGATTTCCTCAGTTCGACGTGATGAACTGATTTAGTGGTGAATGGGCATGAATGCGGACAGGCTATACAGAGTACCgatggattttattttatttttgcgaaaACGCTGGATGGTTGTTTGCTTGCTGTTCCGTGAAATTTTTGTGTTTAGCCTCTGTGTTTACCTGTAAGAACAGTAGCTATTTCATCAGTTTGTAGGTGTAGTATTCCTGGGATGAGATGGCCGTTTGTCTATCTCATTCTTTCTGATTTTCTTGGTGACAAACACAAACGGTATAGATTGTCTGTCTCATGCTCTGTGATTTTCTTGGTGTCAAACAAAATAGGATTGCAGTATGCACGAAGAAAAAGCAATAGTTAATACACAGAAGAGATTGGTACTTCTATTCTTCTATACTTACTTCAGTCCCACCAATTGATTTTATCTTTGGCTTTTGGCGcagcattttttttccttttctattagGAGGAGAAAAATACTGTAtatggtttttttttctttttttggggggtggggtgggggtgacTACACGCTCAAAACAAGGTGGCTACCACATGATCGCCGAAAGAGGGCTTGAAAGGAACCAGAAAATTATACAATTATGCTCACGCTAGATCTCCCAGAGATGCATGGCGATTCCAGAGGCGATGAGCCCGGAGGAGGTTGAACGCCCATCCGGTCGCATCAGCTAATTCCGTCGAGCGAACCCAAGCAACTAGGGGGATGTTCGGGTATCTAGTAGCCGCTGCAAAGCCAGATCATGGACCAACAAGGATAATGACCAAAAAGATGCATGGGGTCTCGAGATTCCTATTACAGAGCATGCAAAAAATAGCACTAGGATTACCATGCCGTAAATGATCCAACGTGGACAAACGGCAGTGGAGCCGCAACCACATGAAGAAGCGAcattggggggaggggggggggctctcCCAGCAAACCTCAACGGCGAGGGTGCCAAATCCATGAATTGTCGCTTGTAGGCCGAGGGGGTACTGAAGTTCCACCGGATGGGCCCGGTAGCGGAAGCTCACTCGGCCAGGGTGGCCAACAGTGAGAACTgcctatattattattattttcattttttCAACCTTGCAACCCATGTTGGGTCGTGGCCCACCTGACCACCCCCTAGCTCCGCCACTAGCTGGACCTTTAGCGGAAGATGCTGGCATGATCCGAGCAAAGAATGAAGAAGATCGCTTTGGAGTGCTGGTCAACCAAGTCCTGCAGAAGGGTGGAGTGTACCGGCCCTTAGCGGTGACGAATCCAGGCATCGTCCTGGATGGCATTCTGAAGTGTTCAATTCTCCCGACAAGATATGGCAAATAGCTTAGGCTAGAGACGGCATGACGACTCGGTCCGTTCCACGAGTCAATCCGAAAATCGACGTGCTTTCCACATCCATTGTCGATCTTGGTCACAAAAGCAAAAATCTCTTGGTCCTTGGGGGAGCGGGGCGAGTCCATCCCACGACAGGGTAAGTTGACTGTCTTCTAAGTTGTACCCTAAGCCGAAATGTTTCAAACTAGCAAGCGGAAGGCGCAGCGGCACGCCGCGCCCTTTCTGAAGCATGTGCATGCGTGCATGTATGTTGTTTTTTATTTTAAGATGAGAGAAGAAATGACAATAAGATTTAGTCGAGCTCGTTGCAATGATTTATATAGAGGAAGCCCTTTCATAAAGACTGTAACCCTTTGATCACTTCATATCTCTATTAGATTTGACTGCAGAAGATTAACTGTGAAGCGATATGCCACACCATTCACATAGGGAGTGTCTCCTTCTCCTGCATATCTGAATGCTCGTACGGCTTCCTAGCTATCAGAGGGCGAGGCTGAACAATGAAAGGATAGTGCCACATGGCACACAGTCTTGTGCGGAGCTATGCATCACCCATGAACACATCTTTGGAAAAATTGTTGTCGGGATTCATTGTAGCAATGCATATGGGGGAAATCAATTGATAGTGAGTTTTCAGTAATGCAAGCAGTTCAAAGGG
Protein-coding regions in this window:
- the LOC123167488 gene encoding 26.2 kDa heat shock protein, mitochondrial; the protein is MASAVVCKGEGAGPASLLKSGAPVAFCPLRSPAITAARRPYNTQVKEVSSYDDGDYSGRDLVIPSFFSQDVLDPLGAPTSMARLLSLMEDVATQTGLSSTAGAGASRLGRWVAKEDDDAVYLKVPMPGLTKEHVEVRADKNILVIKGEGEKQLWDGDNDSAVPRYNRRIEMPADAYKMDKIKAEMKNGVLWVTLLKLKEDERKDVFHVKVE